In Xylanivirga thermophila, the following proteins share a genomic window:
- the glgB gene encoding 1,4-alpha-glucan branching protein GlgB has protein sequence MEALNRGFVSDYQLYLFNEGTNYYAYRMFGAHIKKEEDIKGVQFTVWCPNVKRLSVVGDFNNWDGQANIMQSLGDSGVWSTFIPDLGEYVLYKYEIETFDGRVFLKADPYAFYSELRPGTASIVYDIYDYRWHDDVWQIQKRTTPLYNKPMLIYEVHLGSWRRKTGDNIMGYRELADELIPYVQEMGYTHIQIMGISEYPFDGSWGYQVTGYYAATSRYGAPHDLMYLIDQCHNAGIGVIIDWVPAHFPRDAHGLARFNGNPLYEYTDSRKGEHPHWGTLVFDYARKEVLSFLISNAIFWLDVYHIDGLRVDAVASMLYLDYGKRRGEWLPNKYGGKENLEAIYFMRKMNEIVFRDFPNTLMIAEESTAWPLVTRPTYVGGLGYNYKWNMGWMNDILKYMSMDPIHRKWHHNLLTFSMTYAFSENFILPISHDEVVHGKGSLIEKMPGDYVSKFANLRAFYGYMMAHPGKKLIFMGGEFGQFIEWNYKKSLDWHLLDYDMHYRLKNYVKELNHFYLENRAFWEVDYDWEGFEWIDANNYNQSILSFIRYSRNRKDFVIVVCNFTPVTYENYRIGVPYDGKYIEVFNSDNECFGGTGIKNLEFIQYEKKNWHNMPYSINICIPPLATIFLRMASIFLDREEHKITDAKGGE, from the coding sequence ATGGAGGCTTTAAATAGAGGGTTTGTAAGTGATTATCAGCTATATCTATTTAATGAAGGGACTAACTATTATGCCTACAGGATGTTCGGAGCACATATAAAAAAGGAAGAAGATATAAAAGGTGTACAGTTTACTGTATGGTGTCCTAATGTAAAAAGGTTAAGTGTAGTAGGGGATTTTAATAATTGGGACGGACAGGCAAATATCATGCAAAGTTTAGGCGATTCAGGGGTGTGGTCTACTTTTATACCTGACTTAGGAGAATATGTACTCTATAAATATGAAATAGAAACTTTTGATGGGAGAGTTTTTTTAAAAGCTGATCCATATGCCTTTTATAGCGAATTGAGGCCGGGCACTGCATCCATAGTATATGACATATATGATTATAGATGGCATGATGATGTATGGCAGATTCAAAAGAGAACTACACCGTTATATAATAAACCTATGCTCATATATGAGGTACATTTAGGCTCATGGAGGAGAAAAACCGGAGATAATATCATGGGATATAGGGAACTTGCAGATGAACTAATACCATATGTTCAGGAAATGGGATATACACATATACAAATAATGGGTATATCTGAATATCCTTTTGATGGCTCTTGGGGCTACCAAGTTACGGGCTATTATGCAGCTACCAGTAGATATGGAGCGCCACATGATCTTATGTATCTTATAGACCAGTGTCATAATGCTGGTATTGGAGTCATAATAGATTGGGTGCCAGCGCATTTTCCAAGGGATGCCCATGGATTGGCTCGATTCAATGGTAATCCATTATATGAATATACAGATTCTAGGAAAGGGGAACATCCCCATTGGGGTACGTTGGTATTTGACTATGCACGCAAGGAAGTACTCAGCTTCCTCATATCTAATGCCATATTTTGGCTGGATGTTTATCATATAGATGGTCTAAGGGTAGATGCAGTTGCGTCTATGCTCTATCTTGACTATGGAAAGCGTAGAGGTGAATGGTTGCCCAATAAATACGGGGGTAAGGAAAATCTTGAAGCTATATATTTTATGCGCAAGATGAATGAGATAGTATTTAGAGATTTTCCAAATACGCTCATGATTGCTGAAGAATCGACTGCCTGGCCTTTGGTTACTAGGCCGACATATGTGGGAGGATTAGGATATAACTATAAATGGAACATGGGATGGATGAATGATATATTGAAGTATATGTCGATGGATCCCATACATCGAAAATGGCATCATAATTTACTTACTTTTTCCATGACATATGCCTTTTCAGAAAACTTTATTTTACCCATATCACACGATGAGGTAGTACATGGTAAAGGCTCTCTTATTGAAAAGATGCCTGGGGATTATGTATCTAAATTTGCTAATTTAAGGGCTTTTTATGGATATATGATGGCGCATCCTGGTAAAAAACTTATCTTCATGGGAGGGGAATTTGGCCAATTTATAGAATGGAATTATAAAAAAAGTCTTGATTGGCATCTTTTAGATTATGATATGCATTACAGATTGAAGAATTATGTAAAGGAGCTGAACCATTTTTATCTAGAAAACAGGGCTTTTTGGGAGGTAGATTATGATTGGGAAGGATTTGAGTGGATAGATGCCAACAACTATAATCAAAGCATCTTATCTTTTATTCGATATTCACGTAATAGAAAGGATTTTGTTATAGTGGTATGCAATTTTACCCCCGTGACCTACGAGAATTATAGAATAGGCGTACCATATGATGGTAAATATATAGAGGTATTTAATAGTGATAATGAATGCTTTGGAGGCACGGGAATAAAGAACTTGGAGTTTATACAATATGAAAAGAAAAATTGGCATAATATGCCTTATTCAATAAATATATGTATTCCCCCATTGGCGACTATTTTTTTAAGAATGGCATCTATCTTTTTAGATAGGGAAGAACATAAAATTACAGATGCAAAAGGAGGCGAGTAG
- a CDS encoding carbohydrate-binding protein, whose product MTSFRYYDSGVYCNPSSIEKGKKVKITYEGILAKDGADKVYAHVGFGSDDKWSGNSLYEMDKVRDNKFETEILVTNKGDLNIAFKDSADHWDNNNSKNYTFKCNGK is encoded by the coding sequence ATGACTAGTTTCAGATATTACGATTCTGGAGTATACTGTAATCCTTCTAGTATTGAAAAAGGGAAAAAAGTAAAGATCACATATGAAGGAATATTAGCAAAGGATGGTGCCGATAAGGTATATGCCCACGTTGGTTTCGGTTCTGATGACAAATGGTCTGGCAATAGTCTATATGAAATGGATAAGGTAAGGGATAACAAATTTGAAACCGAAATATTGGTAACTAATAAAGGTGATTTAAATATTGCATTTAAAGATTCTGCTGATCACTGGGATAATAACAATAGTAAAAATTATACCTTTAAATGTAATGGTAAATAA